Proteins encoded in a region of the Coffea eugenioides isolate CCC68of chromosome 4, Ceug_1.0, whole genome shotgun sequence genome:
- the LOC113768217 gene encoding STE20/SPS1-related proline-alanine-rich protein kinase has protein sequence MEKKKYPIGAEHYTLYEEVGTGVSASVHRALCIPYNEIVAIKILDFERDNVDLNNISREAQTMVLVDHPNVLKSHCSFVSDHTLWVVMPYMAGGSCLHILKAVHPDGFEETVIATILRDVLKGLEYLHSHGHIHRDVKAGNILIDSRGGIKLGDFGVSACLFDSGDRQRTRNTFVGTPCWMAPEVMQLHGYDFKADIWSFGITALELAHGHAPFSKYPPMKVLLMTLQNAPPGLDYERDKKFSKSFKQMIASCLVKDPSKRPSAKKLLKHPFFKQGRSNDYISRTLLDGLPALGDRLQALKRKEEDMLAQKKIPDGQKEEMSQNEYKRGISGWNFDLEDMKAQASLIQDEDIIVEKDQKGSTNSLSSLDIHGKQFQRQLSSASQFALQRQSSFASQYSDPDDNNLITHPSSADSTVVYNIAKSEKSDDDASCFNSVHEHQNSIPQIEYHAETNSSIRPHPETNGKLAENFMPYSHQSDSFQSQPQSTSNYNVDLPHQAVNDVPSETSSKASKTSVNSDELDEKAKCPVVQQKGRFKVTSENVDFEKVSPSPILQKSQSMQVISPQPGTSIPVTLSEAAVAIPPNLPNQSFHSMLQSVLQTNIVQRESILSLMKLLSTGDSTVDGACASANAAMTEKSLMEAAHDREKELLREVTDLQWRLISAQEELQKCKTENAQAEF, from the exons ATGGAGAAGAAGAAGTATCCAATCGGTGCGGAGCATTATACCCTGTACGAGGAGGTCGGGACAGGCGTAAGCGCTTCTGTTCATCGGGCGCTTTGTATTCCGTACAATGAGATTGTCGCCATCAAAATTCTCGATTTCGAACGCGATAACGTTGATCTG AATAACATTTCTCGAGAAGCCCAAACAATGGTCCTGGTTGATCATCCAAATGTTCTAAAATCGCATTGTTCGTTTGTGAGTGATCATACCCTATGGGTGGTCATGCCTTATATGGCTGGGGGTTCTTGTCTTCACATACTCAAGGCTGTACATCCAGATGGCTTTGAGGAGACAGTTATTGCAACCATATTACGTGATGTACTAAAGGGATTAGAGTATCTTCACAGTCATGGCCACATTCATCGAGATGTTAAA GCTGGAAATATTCTCATCGACTCTCGTGGTGGAATCAAATTGGGAGATTTTGGTGTTTCTGCTTGCTTGTTTGATTCAGGTGATAGGCAGCGCACGAGGAATACATTTGTTGGAACTCCTTGTTG GATGGCGCCTGAGGTTATGCAATTGCATGGTTATGACTTCAA AGCTGATATTTGGTCATTTGGTATAACTGCTTTGGAGCTTGCCCATGGCCATGCTCCTTTTTCAAAATATCCCCCAATGAAG GTTTTGCTTATGACCTTGCAAAATGCACCTCCTGGTCTTGactatgagagagacaaaaagttcTCAAAG TCCTTTAAGCAAATGATTGCTAGTTGCCTGGTAAAAGACCCTTCCAAACGGCCTTCGGCAAAGAAATTATTAAAACATCCCTTTTTCAAGCAAGGAAGGTCAAATGATTATATATCAAGAACGCTCTTGGATGGTCTTCCTGCTCTGGGTGACCGACTTCAAGCACTTAAG AGAAAGGAGGAAGATATGCTAGCACAAAAGAAAATACCAGATGGGCAAAAAGAAGAAATGTCACAG AATGAGTATAAACGTGGCATCAGTGGTTGGAATTTTGATCTTGAAGACATGAAGGCTCAGGCTTCCCTG ATCCAAGATGAGGACATTATTGTTGAGAAAGACCAGAAAGGGAGTACGAATTCACTCTCAAGTCTTGATATACATGGAAAACAATTTCAACGTCAATTGTCTTCAGCCAGTCAATTTGCACTACAGCGTCAATCGTCATTTGCAAGTCAATATTCAGATCCT GATGACAATAATCTGATTACTCATCCTTCGTCAGCTGATTCTACCGTGGTCTATAATAT AGCTAAAAGCGAGAAATCTGATGATGATGCAAGCTGTTTCAATTCAGTCCATGAGCACCAGAACTCTATCCCCCAGATTGAGTATCATGCAGAAACTAATTCTTCCATAAGACCACATCCAGAGACCAATGGAAAATTAGCAGAGAATTTCATGCCATATTCTCATCAGAG TGATAGTTTTCAAAGTCAGCCACAAAGCACATCAAATTACAATGTTGATCTTCCTCATCAAGCAGTAAATGATGTGCCTTCTGAGACAAGTTCTAAGGCTTCCAAAACATCAG TAAATAGTGACGAACTAGATGAAAAAGCAAAATGCCCTGTTGTTCAGCAAAAAGGCCGTTTTAAGGTTACTTCCGAGAACGTCGACTTTGAAAAG gtTTCCCCTTCTCCAATTCTTCAGAAAAGTCAGAGCATGCAG GTCATTTCACCACAGCCTGGTACATCTATACCAGTTACTCTAAGTGAGGCTGCGGTTGCTATACCTCCTAATCTTCCTAACCAATCCTTTCATTCAATGCTGCAATCAGTTTTGCAAACAAATATTGTCCAAAGG GAGAGTATACTGAGTCTGATGAAGCTACTCTCTACTGGGGATAGTACAG TGGATGGAGCATGTGCATCGGCAAATGCAGCTATGACAGAGAAATCTTTG ATGGAGGCAGCTCATGATCGGGAGAAGGAATTACTACGTGAAGTAACTGATCTGCAGTGGAG GCTCATATCTGCCCAAGAAGAGcttcaaaaatgcaaaacagAAAATGCACAGGCTGAATTTTGA